In the genome of Oncorhynchus nerka isolate Pitt River linkage group LG27, Oner_Uvic_2.0, whole genome shotgun sequence, the window AAATGACATTTTTGAAGAGGTTACGAGTCATTGGTGGCAGTTGATTTATCGTTGGTCAATTTAGTTATATTCCCTGACGCCACTTTTTGTGGGACGTAGTTAATTAGCCATGAAATTGTCTGAATAATGTCGTTTGAATCCCATATCGCCATGGTACCCCACCCCCCAACACTGacatgttttgttttttgaaTGGACATTTTGCTGCCTGCCACCTCACGTCGGTTAAACTCTTCCTACTTGAGTAAAGGCCAATCAAAGTTTTTTGTTTGAGCGGACTCCAACATTGTGGAATTTAATTTTGGGGGTTGGAATGGCTGCAGGTACTCCAGATAGCAAAGCCCCACTACAACCACCAGTTTCAGTTGTGCATGACCCATGAGCTTGGTTATGAGAGTGTAATTCTGGTACCAGGCAGagtatgtatctagtgttacACCCACAGAGATGCGTAcgtatatgactatattaatgtGTTCGAATTCAATCTGTGGTTACTCCCCTATACTACAACTTAGATCTAAACGTTACAATTCAGAGATTCTCAGCAGTCGTCACAGTTCTCTCTAGTTATTCAACATGGTctcattaaaatatatatttttaattctgAACCATTGTAGTTATACTTGTGGTCACGTATTAGTTTGATGTTCCCTGGGGTGACGTATTAGTTTGATGTTCCCTGGGGTGACGTATTAGTTTGATGTTCCCTGGGGTGACGTATTAGTTTGATGTTCCCTGGGGTGACGTATTAGTTTGATGTTCCCTGGGGTGACGTATTAGTTTGATGTTCACTGGGGTGACGTATTAGTTTGATGTTCCCTGGGGTGACGTATTAGTTTGATGTTCCCTGGGGTGACGTATTAGTTTGATGTTCCCTGGGGTGACGTATTAGTTTGATGTTCCCTGGGGTGACGTATTATTTTGATGTTCCCTGGGGTGACGTATTATTTTGATGTTCCCTGGGGTGACGTATTAGTTTGATGTTCCCTGGGGTGACGTATTAGTTGGTCACATGTTGGTTAGCTCTGTCCCTTGTTCTCACtccagtgtctctctctttgttttgcAGGTGAGCTGGTGGTTCCCATGCATTCTCCCCGCTACCCCAGTGTGGCTGAGCTGGATGCCTACGCCCAGAAAATGCAGAGCAGCCCGCTGTCCATCAAGATCTTCCCCACCAACATCAGGGTCCCCCAGCACAAGCACCTTAACCGGACTGTGAATGGCTTCGACACCACAGGTAGCCAGCGCTATAGCCCCTACCCACACCTCCACACCGGCGGCTACACAGGCCTCCTGGCCATTGTCaatgcctcctcatcctcctccttcatccccACTAAGGGCATCATCAAGAACTCGGAAGGCAGACGGACTAAGCTCTCCCCAGCCCAAATAGCTGTGGCCCCGTACCCGCCCCCTAGCAGTAGCACTTTAGCCAATGGCCACGGCCAGATGGTGTACCACGCGGGGTCCTCGAAGCCCCCTGAAGCACCTGCCCTCTCCCGCTCGGTGCCCCCTAACGTCACTGTGGCCGGCTCTATGATCCCCGTGACAGGGGGGCGAGGCCTGGCCCAGCCCCTCTCCCAGTCCAATCTTCCCTCCATCCAGAGCATCATCTATCAGATAAACCAACACTGCCAGGCCCAGGCTCTGCAGCAGGTGTGCCAGGGGGCCACCTCCTCCACCGCACCTTCCACCAACCCCAGCCCCTCCAAGAAGGGTGCGGGGGTGTCATGGGCATCTCCTCTGGCTCCTCGGGGGGTGGCTATGTGGGCAGCATTGCGCCCCAGCCTAACCTGGTGTACACAGGAGCGGGGCTGCCGCTGGCGGCCCACAGTGGCGAGGCCATGAAGGCTGGGGTGTACTCAGACAGTATGGACTACATCCTGTGGCagaaacaacagcaacaacaagctGTGCTTCGCATGTACAGTGGGGGCAGCGGGGGAGGAGGGGCCATCAGTAAGTCCCCTGAAAGCTGTGGTGCCCCGGGGGGAGGGGGGATTATGGCCAAGGCCCAGGTGTTGTCGtcgtcgtcctcctcctcctccagaccCTACCACCTGACGGGGGGCATTGGCAGCGGGGGGTGCCTGGACAAGGTCAGCTCCTCCCCTCTGAACTGCATGGGGATGCATGGCAACTTCTCTGTGGGCCAATACTTTGCCCCGCCCTGGAACAGCGTGCTGGTCACCCCTGACAGTGACTGTTACAACCCCCACCAGGAGCtcctgaggaccaccacaggaggACCAGCTACAGGGGGCCACAGGGAGAtgggctaccaccaccacccccaccaccatcaccactaccccgCCATGGACAGCGGGAGTGGGGGAGGCCTGTGCTGCAGCCTGCCCAGTAAGAGCCAGCTGTGCAACACATCGGTGCTGAGCAGCAGCCTGCAGTCTCTGGAGTACCTGGTCAACGACATCCACCCGCCCTGCATTAAAGAGCAGATGCTGGGCAAAGGCTACGAGACTGTGTCGGTGCCACGGCTGTTGGACCACCAGCATGCCCACATCCGCCTCCCGGTTTACAGATAGAACGGGAATGAGAGCGTGAGTGCCAGAGCTCAAGAATTAATGAATGAAGCGAAATCTGGATTAAAGGTGAGGGACAGAAGATCTTGATTTCCTGGGGATGTACAAGTCTGTTGAGACTGGCACTGCTTGAAGCAGGGAGGGGCTCCAGGGAGGGAGGTGATGGCGTTAAACTGGATCCTGTGTTGGATGACATGCTGGGGGGGGTAAATAACCACTCAGCCCAGAGTGGTTATTTATCAGTGGGGGAGAAAAGGGATTTCAGTGGTTTTGGTTTTTAGAAGATTCTCCTGATGTCCCGTGGTTTAGTTTCCCGTGGTTTAGTTTGTCCCGTGGTTTAGTTTGCCCCCTGGTTTAGTTTgtggcagttttttttttttttcccttttttttgTTGAGTTGACTAAACCTTTTCCTGAGAATCATAGCTTGATATGAAGTGCATACAGCCACCTCTGTTCCCCCATCCAAATAGAACGCCAGTGGGGTGCTGTAGTCACATAGAAGGACCCAAAGGGCCAAGGTGTAGGGCTGCTTTCTAAACTCCAAaagaacacgcacacacatacatttgcttacacaagcacgcacacaagcacgcacgcacacaagcacgcacgcacacaagcacgcacgcacgcacgcacacaagcacacacacacacctatatgcATACAAACACATACCCAAACAGAACACAATATACTAAGAAGAAAAATAAAAACATGGAATCAATACTTTGGAATGATGTGCAAGAATCACAATATTGACTgaaaaatatattacaatattagTAATTATTGTTATAATTGATACTATAAATTGCACTGCTTGGAGTTTAAAAACATTTAACTTTGGAGTTTGGAATTGGGTAGTTTGGATATGATATGTTGAAGAAACTTGAAACTACTTTTGTTGTTTTCTATATTTGTGGGTATATTATATGCATTGGCTGCTATGGGGAAAAGTGTCTCAATGCTTTTTATTGTTTCATTTGGGGTTTATTGGTTTATTTAGTTATTCCTCCTCAAACTGACAGGCAGTTTCTGATGTTCTAGTGTAAAGGCATAGTGGCTGGCCAGAGTGCTCTCTTCTCTAACCAACACTGGAATCTACAGTATATCTTCAAAATAAAAATGTTGCAAAAAAAAAAGATGAGAAAAATGTCACTATTGAAGATTGAGAGGTTGTCAACTATGACCTCTTATGTGTATTCGTTTATTTTTGTCccctagaccccccccccccccaacaaagaAACCCCCAGTTTAGGAATCTGAAAATGAGGCTGAATCAGCTTTTTCCTATGAGAGGGCTTTTTACTTAATTCCGCTATAATGCTATTCCTCTCTTGCCTAACTTTTATAAGTAAGTATGGTAGAAGTGGGATATCCCTTTCACTTTTGGGCCCTATCATATAGAAGGAGTGTGAGCTGGGACCAAAGGGGAGTCTGTCCAGGGTACACCGATGTGCCCCATACCCCGAAAAACAAGAACAAAGTGAAACAATCATGCCCTGTCCTCTCAGGTGATGTGAGATGAGACAAGGTTCACTGCTTTTTCCTAGTACGTTTCAGCCCATGGTTGAGATGAGTTGAGCCCGGGTCATTCATTGACTTAAGGATTCAGAACATTTAAATATTTATTATGTCTGAGTTTCCCTTGAATGTGCTGCACTTAAATGACTGCGATGTCTAATGTCTTTTGGGACTCGAGTGAACCCAAGAAAAAAGACAAATTGGATTAGTGCAGCAGTGAAGCAGTCCTCTGGTCCTAAATTAGCATTTCCTTTGTCAGTCAAATTTCACTGGTAAATTGAATTTATTAACTGGAGAGAGAGCTGGGCTTTGTCACGAGGAAATGCTGGCAACAGTGGAGATATATAAAGTGCAATTATTATGACTGTATTAACGTTTCTCTGAGCTTACACCAAAAAATGTAAACTACAGTTGTGAATACATTCCCAATGTTCCCCGATCCCCATCCTTTTCTGTTTTCAGGTGTAAAATAAATCTCATTTGAGAATATATTCAGAAGCCAAATCTTGGCTGTGAGAATTGTCATTATTTTTCTACtgtcctaaaaaaaaaaaaaagaaaaaaggatCTCAAGTCAAATATCCATGATTCTGGAGTTGATCGTGTTTTTGGCGAGTCATGGTGTGGCTATATctaaggtttgtgtgtgtgaaatgtgtgTTAAAAAGGCTTCATAAATGCTTTTGAGGTCATTACAGAACCCAAACTAACCTTTGCATAAGGAATTGCTCTTTTAAATTTGCCA includes:
- the LOC115111337 gene encoding LOW QUALITY PROTEIN: protein FAM222A (The sequence of the model RefSeq protein was modified relative to this genomic sequence to represent the inferred CDS: deleted 2 bases in 1 codon), which translates into the protein MLACLQRRQNPPIPSSQHPLCASKALEPPQALSRKCELVVPMHSPRYPSVAELDAYAQKMQSSPLSIKIFPTNIRVPQHKHLNRTVNGFDTTGSQRYSPYPHLHTGGYTGLLAIVNASSSSSFIPTKGIIKNSEGRRTKLSPAQIAVAPYPPPSSSTLANGHGQMVYHAGSSKPPEAPALSRSVPPNVTVAGSMIPVTGGRGLAQPLSQSNLPSIQSIIYQINQHCQAQALQQVCQGATSSTAPSTNPSPSKKCGGVMGISSGSSGGGYVGSIAPQPNLVYTGAGLPLAAHSGEAMKAGVYSDSMDYILWQKQQQQQAVLRMYSGGSGGGGAISKSPESCGAPGGGGIMAKAQVLSSSSSSSSRPYHLTGGIGSGGCLDKVSSSPLNCMGMHGNFSVGQYFAPPWNSVLVTPDSDCYNPHQELLRTTTGGPATGGHREMGYHHHPHHHHHYPAMDSGSGGGLCCSLPSKSQLCNTSVLSSSLQSLEYLVNDIHPPCIKEQMLGKGYETVSVPRLLDHQHAHIRLPVYR